CAACCTTGTCCAGTTCATTCACAATGATCTGGCCGTTTTCTTCAAACTGTACTGTAAGATCGTCAATGGTTTCGTTCAAAATGCATTCTCCCTGCAGGGGCTTGTGACCGCTCGCCTGACCGAGCAATATTATCCGGCATAGTCTGCCAGCAGACCACGTATATCTTCAGGAAGCTGCGGCGGGGTCAGTACCATTTCCGCCGGGCCGGGGCCGTATTTGCTGGCGACAATCGCTCCAGCCGCAGACAGCGCCATCAACCGTTCGGTCATGGTGAGTTCCAGTCCGGCAGCCAGTTTGTTGCCAAGTATGGTCAGAACATTTTCACTCAAGCTCAGCGGACTCACTGTACTGAATTTCATGGGCCGCCTCCTCTACTTTTGTTGTAGAATGCTACATTTTTCGCCCCGGCATCGCAAGGGGCCAGCCCATTACTGCCGCAGCAGCATGAGCGCATAGCGCTCCACAGGGGCAAAATCGTCCGTAAGGGGCGGCGTGTCAAAAACCAGCGGGCCTTCAAGGCGGGTTGCCAGCATGGCGGCCATGCCCGCGTCGGCGTTTGCGCCCGCCTCTTCTGCCCGTGCCTTTTCCCCGGCTGTGCCCGTCCTTTTTTCAGGAAAAGCCACAACCATGAGGTTTTGCACCTCGCCCAGCCTGTCGGGGCGGGACACGCAATACACCTGCACCTCTGCAAAGGCCGAGGACAATGCCCCGTAGATGCCCTGAAACAATCGTCCGTCCTCGCCGTTCACAGCGGAAATGACGTTCATGAGCAGCGCGCCCCCCGGTGCAACGGCCCGCCGCAAGGCCCGCGCGGCTTCCACCGTGCCCATCTGGAAGGGAACCGCATAGTGCGAGTTGAACACGTCCACAAAAACCAGGTCATACTGCCCCTGCTGCCGGTTCAAAAAGGCCCTGGCGTCCTCGTGCTGCACCGTAAGGCGTGCGTCGTCCTTGAGGTCGAACCAGCGGCGGGCGGTTGCAGTCATGGCCGGGTCGATTTCCACCACGGTCATGCGCACCTCGTCGGGCGCTGCCAAGGCCGACTTGCCCGCCAGAATCCACTTGGGCACGGAATAGCCGCCCCCGCCAAGCATGAGCACAGAACGGGCCTGGGGCACAAAGCGCGGGCCAAGGGCATAAAACCGCGTGTACTGAAAATAGAGTTCCGCCGGGTCATCCAGGTACATGCCCGACTGGCTGTAGCCGGGGTCAGTGGCCATGAGCCGCACGGCGCGCCCGCCCTCGCCCCAGTCCATGCCCTCATAGACGCGGATGCTGTTATAGGGGCTTTCCACAAGCCGCACCCCTCCCCTGTTCTCCTGCCAGGTTCCGTACATGCCGTTCATGACGGCCCCAATCAGGCACAGGGCCAGCAGGGCAGCGCGCACCTTGCCGCCGCGCGCCGCATTGCACAGCGAAAGCGCCATCATGCACACGGCCACGCCCCAGAGAATGCTGGCGCTGCCGAAAAAGGAAATGAGCACAAAGCCGCCCAGAAAGGTGCCCAGAATGCTGCCCGCCGTGGAAAGCGCGTACAGCCGCCCCACCGTGGCCCCGGCAGTGTCGACGCTGCCGATGCGCAGGCGGATGGCATAGGGGCTTATGGCCCCGAAAAAGAGGGCAGGCAGGGCAAAAATACCCACAGCGGCGGCCACGGCGGCCACGTACAGATTGCCGATGCCCTCTGTGACCCACTGGCCCACCAGCGAATGACACAGGGCCGTAAGCGCGCAGCCAAGTCCGGCTCCGGCCAGGGCCAGGGCCAGCCCACGGCGCGACAGATGCCTGTCGGCCATGCGTCCGCCCGCCCACGCTCCCAGAGCGAGACAGGCCAGCACCACGCCTATAAGACTTGTCCACACAATGGCCGAGGTGCCCACATAGGGGGCCAGCACACGCGCGCCCACCATTTCCAGCACCATCACCAGCGCGCCGCTAAAAAAAACCGTCAGTTCCAGCATGGCGTTCCTTTTTGGGGTCCAGCCCCTGGCGGTTGGGGCGAAGCTCCGGCAGCGCGGCACAAGCCGCGCATCAATCGCTTCCCCACAGTCATACATCCAGCGCAGATCACCAATGAACACGCGCTGTTTCAAAGTATATACATGCCCGGCATTGCCACCCGCAAAATAACATAGGCAGCGCGAACGGCAGTGCCTGTGAACCGGCAGCGCCAGCCAGCGCGCGCAACTGCCGCGACTGCTGCGACTGCCGCGACTGCCGCGACTGCCGGAGCTGCCAGTCCCGGCTGATTGCAAAATATCCTGAACAGCGGAGCCAGCCCTGACATATCCTGTATTGCGGGCGACGGGCTCCCCTATTCTTCGCGCCTGGCGGCAAAAAAACCGCGCAGCAGTTCCGCGCATTCAGCCCCGCGCACGCCGCCCATATGCCAGAGGCTGTGGTTGGCGCTCTGCGCGTCAAAATATTCGGCACGCGAGACAACGGCCCCGGCCAGCGAATCCGCCGCCCCGTAAACCACTCCGGCCAGGCGGGCATGGAGGCAGGCCGCAGCGCACATGGCGCAGGGCTCAAGGGTGACCACCAGCACGCAGCCGCCAAGCCGGTAATTGCCAAAAACGCGCCCTGCCTGGCGCAGAGCCAGGATTTCGGCATGGGCCGTGGGATCGTGCAGGCCCACAGGGGCGTTGCCCGCTTCCGCCAGCACTGTGCCGTCGGGGGCCGCGATAACCGCGCCCACGGGGATTTCTCCGGCAGCGGCGGCCAGTCGGGCACGCTCAAGCGCACGCCCCATGAGGCTCTCCCAGCTATGCCCCGGCGGCGCGGGGGGCACAGGCCCGGCTGGCGCAAAAACGCGAACTCCCCCATTTCCGGAGGCAGGGCCGCCGGAATGGGGGAAGAAAAGGTCTGATGCCTGCCGCTTCATGCAGCGTCCTAAAGAATAACTATTTTGCGCAGATGACTGGCCACTTCTTCAGGCGTGTCGCACACGGTGATGAGCCGGTCAATTTCCTTTTCCCTGATAAAGCCGCGCGCGGCCATGTTCTTGCGCAGCCATTCCACCATGCCGCTCCAGAAGCTGGAATCGTACAGCACAATGGGGAAGGCGCGCGTACGCCCGGTCTGGGCCAGCACAAAGGCTTCGGAAAGCTCGTCAATGGTGCCCATGCCGCCGGGCATGACCACATAGGCCATGGCATACTTGACGAACATGAATTTGCGGATGAAAAAATAGCGGAAATTGCAGCGGGTTTTCACATACTGGTTGCAACCCTGCTCATGCGGCAGATGGATGTGCAGCCCGATGGATTCGCCGCCCGCGTCAAAAGCGCCCTTGTTGGCCGCTTCCATAACGCCGGGGCCGCCGCCGGTGATGATGCCGAAACCGGCTTCGACCAGCAGACGCGAAATTTTTTCAGCGTCCTTATATTCCTGCGTGTCCGGCGTGCTGCGGGCCGAACCGAAGATGGATATGCAGTTGACCTTGAGAGCGTTGAGGGTGTCCAGAGCTTCCACCATTTCGGCCATGATGCGGAAGGTACGCCAGGATTCGGTGGTGACGGAAGCAAGATCGTCCACAATATTTTGTTGCAGTTCAGGCATGGATTCTCCTTAGGGTATCTCCCGTTACTCCCGAAAAAACAAACGCAAAAAAACATCAGCAGCGGCAGGCTGCCGCAGCTTTGTCGGCCTTCCGGGCGGAAGCGCGTAAATGGGCCGGGGGCCTGCTGCCGCCCGGCGAACCAGAGTAACAGTATATGTGGGCGGCGCGGTAAAGGCAATGCACTGCCCAATGCACGTGGAAAACCGGAGCAAAGCCGCGCCGGACGGCGCAGGCTTGACGCTGCGCGCCTCAAGCGGCTATGGAAAAAAGTCCCCAACGCGACCTGCGGCCAACGCATGGCCGCACACACTGCGTTTTACGCGCCGCGCCCTGTACTGCACCGGGTTTTGCGGCGGTGGGGCACGTCAGACGGAAAACAGCAGCCTGCCTGCCCTCCGCCACGACGGACTTTGCGGCTGCTTCTGGCCGTTACTTATTATCGGAGGCCACGATGAAGGTTCAACTTCTGGGTGCGGCTCAAACCGTGACCGGCTCCTGCTACATGATTGAGGCCTGCGGCAAAAGATTCTGCATCGACTGCGGCATGCACCAGGGCAACAAGGCCATTGAGGCGCGTAACCGGGAAACTGAAGTCTACCGTCCCACTGATATTGACTTCGTCCTCATCACCCACGCCCATATCGACCATTCCGGCCTGCTGCCAAAGCTGGTGCGCGAAGGGTTTGAAAACCCCGTATACTGCACCAAGGCCACAAGCGAGCTTCTGGACCTCATGCTGCAGGACAGCGCCCATATCCAGGAAATGGAAGCCCTGTGGGAAGCCAAAAAATACATGCGGCGCGGGCTTAAAAATCCCCCCGCAGCCCTGTACACCGTGGCAGACGCGCAAAAAGCCGTCACCCTCTTTTCTGCGGTGGACTACCACAAGACCTTTGAACCCGCCCCCGGCATCACGGTCACCTATTATGACGCCGGGCACATCCTCGGTTCCGGCTCCCTGCGCATTGAAGCCGCCGAAAACGGCAAGACAACCAGCCTCATCTTTTCGGGCGACATCGGCCGCCCGCAGTCTCTTATCGTGCGCAGCCCCGAAAATCCGCCCCAGGCCGACTATGTGTTTATGGAGTCCACCTACGGCGACCGCGACCACAAGGATGAAGACCTCAGCGATCAGGAACTGGCCGACGCCATCGCCTACAGCTACGGCAAGGGCGAAAAGGTCATCATTCCCGCCTTTGCCGTGGAACGCACCCAGGAGGTGCTGTACTGTCTGCATGTGCTCAACAAAAAGGGCCTGTTGCCCGCCGACATGCCCGTGTACGTGGACAGCCCCCTGGCCATCCGCGCCACCGAAGTCTTTGAGCGCAACCGCGAGCTTTTTGACGACGCCGCTCAAAAAATGCTCAATAACGGCGACAATCCCTTCTCCCTGCCCAACCTGCGCTACACCCTGTCCGTGACGGAATCGCAGGCCATCAACGACTACAAGGGCCCGGCCATCGTCATCTCGGCCAGCGGCATGTGCAACGCGGGTCGTATACGCCACCACCTGCGCCACAATATCTGGAAGCCCGGCGCAAGCATCGTCTTTGTGGGCTATCAGGCCGTGGGCACGCCAGGCCGCAAGATTGTTGAAAAAGCCAAAAAAATAACGCTGTTCGGTGAAGATATGGACGTAGCCGCCCGTATTTTCACCATCAACGGTTTTTCGGGCCATGCCGGGCAAAGCCAGCTTCTGGAATGGCTGGCCCCCCTGGTGCACAACTGCGCGCAGGTGGTGCTCACCCACGGTGAATCCAAGGCTCAGGAAGTCCTGGCCAGGCTTATACATGAGCGCTTTGCCGTCACGCCCCACATAGCTTCCTACCTTGAGGAAATGACCCTGGTCGGCTGCGAGGTTGCCGAAACCATCACGCACGAGACCAAGGCCCACCCCAAGGTGGACTGGAATTTCCTCACCGACGAAGTGGAACGCAAGTGGGGCATGTTCAAGGGCAAGCTGGCCGATGTGGAAGCCCGCCCCTGGGTGGAACAGACCGATTTGCACGAAGCTCTGGAAAAAATGGACTACGCCCTCACGCGCCTTATCTCGCGCATGTAGGCATACGGGAGGATCATGCGCATCATATCAGGCCGCCTCGGCGGCCGGACTCTTAAAACTGTGGAAGGCGAGGGCTACCGCCCCGCCATGAGCAAAACCCGCGAGGCCCTCTTTTCCATGCTCGCCGCCCGTGGGCTTGTCTGGTCCACGGCGCGGGTGCTGGATCTTTTCGCGGGCAGCGGCAGTCTGGCCTTTGAGGCCATCAGCCGTGGCGCGCCCCATGCCCTGCTGGTTGAAAACTCCGTGCAGGCCATGCGCTGCCTTCAGGCCAATGTGGAAACGCTGGGCGTGCAGGCCGAAACGGGCCTCATAAAGGACGACGTGCTCAAGGTGCTCAGGCGGCCGCCGCAACAGCCCTATAACCTGGTTTTTATGGATCCGCCCTACCGCAAAAAGCTGGCCGAACCGGCCCTGCGGCTGCTGGCGGCCCACCGCTGGCTTACGCCCGGAGCCTTTGTCACTGCGGAGATTGAAAAAGAGGCAAGCTTTGCCGTACCTTCCGGTTTCACCCTGGAAACTGACAGACTGCTGGGCCAAACCCGCGTCTGCATCTGGATAGCGCCATGAAAATAGCCATGTATCCCGGCACGTTCGACCCGATGACCAACGGGCACCTCAGCCTCATCCGCCGGGGCTGCGAGGTTTTTGACCAGCTCATCGTGGCGGTGGCCGACAATACGCCCAAACGCCCCCTTTTCAGCCATGAAGAACGTGTGGACATGGCCCGTGTGGCGCTCAAGGACGAACCCAAGGTCATTGTGGAACCCTTTTCGGGCCTCACGGTGGAGTACGCCGCCCAGCGCGGGGCCTGTGTTCTGTTGCGCGGGCTGCGCGCCGTCTCGGACTTTGAATACGAGTTCCAGCTGGCCCTCATGAACCGCCGCCTGCAGCGCCATATCCAGACGGTCTTTCTCATGACCGACTACCAGTGGCTGTTCATCAGCTCCACCATCGTCAAGGCGGCGGCCAGCCACGGAGCGGACATCAAGGGTCTTGTGCCCGAAAACGTGCGGCTGGCGCTTATGGAAAAATACGAAAAAGGCGAGGTTGCCCAGGCCACCCCCTGTCTTGCCCCGCCCCACAGCGGCTTTCGCACCTCGTAACCGCCGGATGAAATCCATGCGGAACACGCATACCAACAGCGGGGCGGCACAGGCTGCCCCGCTGCCTGTCATCTGCCTTGCGGGGCCCACAGGCTCCGGCAAGACGGCCGCCGCCCTGGCCATGGCCGACGCTTTGAACGGCGAGGTCATCAATGCGGACTCCCGGCAGGTCTATGCGGATTTTCCCTGCATAACGGCGCAGCCCACGCCCGAAGAACGCGCCCACTGCCCGCACCACCTCTACGGCTTTTTGCCCACAGCGCAAAAAATCAGCGCGGGCCGCTGGGCTGACCAGGCCACGGCCCTTGCCCGCGACATCCTCGCCAGGGGCAAGACGCCCCTCCTGGTGGGCGGTACGGGGCTGTACTTTCACACCCTGCTGCACGGCACGGCCCAGATTCCTCCTGTGAACCCGGCCCTGACCCTGGCCCTCACCGACCGCATGGAAGCCGACGGCGCGGCACGTATGCACGCCGAACTGGCCCAGGTGGACCCGGAATACGCCGCCCGCATCCATCCCAATGACCGCCAGCGCATCGTGCGCGCCCTTGAAGTGCGCCAGGCCACGGGCAAACCCTTCACCTGGTGGCACAAAAACGCCATGAGCCCCCCGCCCTGCACCGGGCCGCTGCTGGTGCTGGATGCCCCCCTGGCCTGGCTGGAACCCCGCCTGGCCCGCCGCCTGGACATGATGCTCGACGCAGGGGCCATGGACGAGGCCCGCGCCGCCCTTGAACACTGCGACGACGACGGCGCGCCCGGCTGGTCCGGTATCGGCTGCGCCGAAGCCCTGGCCTTTCTGCGCGGCCGCCTGAATTTCGAAGAATGCCGCTCGCTCTGGCTGCGTAACACACGCGCCTACGCCAAGCGGCAGCTCACCTGGTTTCGCGCCCGCAAGCAGGCCCTCTGGCTGCCGCCGGAAGATGTGGACGGCGTGGTTACAGCCGCGCGCAGCGGCTGGGCGCGGTTAGAAGGGTAGTATGTTGGAATACTTTGTGGGGGAGGGACCGCCTATCCTGCTCCCGCGCGGCTGAAAAGCCCGTTGTGGAATACTTTGTGGGGGAGGGACCCTTTTGAAAAAGGGTCCCCTCCCCCACACCCCCTCCCCCTAAAACTTTTATGATATTCCGGGCGGGTACCGTGGGAGTTCTGAACTGAAATGGGGGGGGGCAGAACCAGGGTACTCCTGACGGCGCACCAGCACGACAACTGGCGGCGACCCAGTTACTGGAATGCTTCCAGCCGCTTTTGCTTATCAGACTGCCAAACGCAGACAGGCGGCCCGCTCTAAAGCGGGCCGCCTGAAATTTACGTACCTTGCGCACAAAAAGCTGTACGGCAACCCTGTGCGCCTACAGCGCGGCTTCCGACTTGCTCAGTGTCAGAAATTCGTGCTGGTCGGGATCATAGTATTCCATTTCGCCGGATTCGATATGGTAAAGCCAGCCATGGATATGCAGGGTGCCATTTTCCACCTTTTCCCTGACGTAAGGATAGGTGAGCAGGTTTTCAATCTGAAAGACAATGGAGAGCTTTTCCGTCAGACGCAACAGCCTGTCCTTGTCGGAATCTTTGCCAAGCGCCAGCAGGGCGAGTTCCTTGGCCTTCTTGCCAAGCGAAAGCCACTTCTTGGTGTGGATGAGCTGGTCACCGCTGATTTCCTTGTACAGGGCCTCTATGGCCCCGCAGTACGTATGCCCGCAGATGATGATTTCTGAAATATCCAGGGTGGTGACGGCGTATTCTATGCCGGAGGCCATAGCGTGATAGTCTTCGTCCGGCTTGTGGGGAGCCACAAAATTGCCCACGTTGCGCAGCACGAAAAGCTGGCCGGGAGGAGCATTGGTTATGAGCGAGGGGATAACTCTGGAGTCGGCGCAGCCAATAAAGAGCGCCTTGGGATGCTGGCCGCTTCTGACAAGTTCCAGAAGCTCGGTTTCGTTCTTTTTAAAATAGTTTTTTTGAAACAGTTCATTGCCCTGCAACAGGCTTTCAACACTCTTCATCAACGATCCTCCGTTATCGGTCAGGAGCTGCCGGCTCCATAGCCATATCCACCACAGGCGGAAGTAAAATCACACGCGCCCTCCCGAAAGACCATGTCCGGGACGGACGGCGGGCATCGGCCTGCGGGCAATTTCGTGTAATACCCAATCCCTTTGGGGGTAGAGCATCTCGCAGTGCAGGTCAAGTTCCGCCAGCCGCCCCCGCCCCCCTGCCGTGAGCGGCCACGCCAGGCAGGCCTGACACCATAAAAATAATTATAATTTACAATATACTATCACAGCCCGCCAGGACTGGTGAAATTTTTGCTTTGCCCCCAGATGCTCCCGCAGGTCTTCTTTTTTATCACGTGCTGGCCCGGTGTAAGGGATTTTTTTGCCCCTGCAAAAAAAATTTCAAAAAACTCGCAGCCATGTGCCCTTGTGCGCAAGCTGACCGCTTTTTCGCCTTAAGGCTTTGATTTGGTTTTTATTGGCGAAACGAATTTAATGAAAATTTTCCCAATCACCTTGTTTTTCCAAGCATGAGAAGCCATTCCAAGATTGACCCCTCCTTGACGTGTCTCGCAGCCTGCGATACCGTTGCAATATCTGCGTGTTTGCCCCCCGCAGGGATCGGCGGGGCCGGAGGATCCCGTCGCCAGGCGGCGGGTTATGGGGTAATGTCTGAATGCAAAAGGACAAGCACATGAGGAACGGCACATCACTGCTTCTGCTGGCGGCTATCGCCCTGGCTGGCGCGGCGTGTCTTACGGCGCTGGGGGCTGGTACGGCAAATGCCGCAGCTCTGGAGCCAACAGACAGCGGCGCGCCATCGGCCATAGTCATGTTTCCGGTCGGCGACAAGCCCAATCCCAAGGGCGCGGCCATGAAACCTGCGGTTTTCAATCACCTTAATCACGAAAAAAAGATTGAAAACTGCGAGACCTGTCACCACACGGGTGATCCGGTGGCCTGTAGCACCTGTCACACCGTGGAAGGCAAGGCCGAGGGCAATTTCATCACCCTTGAGCGTGCCATGCACGCCACCAACATCGCCAAGCGCGCCAAGGGCAACACTCCCGTCAGCTGCGTGAGCTGTCACGAACAGCAAACCAAGGAAAGGCGCGAATGCGCGGGCTGTCATGCCATTGTCACGCCCAAGCGCGACTCGGCATGGTGCGCCACATGCCACAATGTTACGCCGTCCATGACGCCGGAACAAATGCAGAAGGGCATCAACGGAACCCTTTTGCCCGGCGACAATGAAGCTCTGGCAGCCGAAACCGTGCTGGCCCAGAAGCCCGTTACGCCTGTTTCTCCCATGCTGGCCCCCCTCAAGGTGGTCATCGACTCTCTGGCCGACAAGTACGAGGGAAGCAACTTCACCCATCGCCGTCACCTGACCTCCCTCATTGAAGGGATCAAGGACGACAAGCTGGCCCAGGCTTTCCACAATCAGCCTGAACTTCTGTGTGCGACCTGCCACCACAGGAGCCCGCTCTCTCTCACGCCGCCCAAGTGCGGCAGTTGCCATGCCAAGGAAATCGACAAGGTCAATCCTGGCCGTCCCAACCTCATGGCCGCCTACCATCTGCAGTGCATGGGTTGCCATAAGGGCATGAACGTCGCGCGTCCCAGAGATACCGACTGCACCACCTGCCATAAGGCCGCGCCCAAGAGCGCCGACTAGCATGGAGTAAGAATATGAAACGCAGAACATTTCTGACCATTCTGGGAAGCGCGGGCGTGGTCTCGGCCCTTGGCACTGCCAAGGTAGCCCAGGCTGGCCCCCACACCTTCCCATATTATGCTGACAGTTACGGAGTGCTGCACGACACTACCCGCTGCATCGGCTGCCGCAAGTGCGAAGAGGCCTGCAACAAGGTCAACCACCTGCCCAAGCCCAAAAAGCCCTTCAGCGACCTCACCGTGTGCGACACCACCCGCCGTACCAGTGAATACCAGTGGACCGTGGTGAACAAGTACAAGGTCAACGGCAAGGACGTGTTCCGCAAGTTGCAGTGCTTCCACTGCAACGACCCGGCCTGCGCCTCGGCCTGTTTTGCCAAGTGCTTCTCCAAGCACCCCAACGGCGCTGTGCACTACGACGGCTCGCAGTGCGTGGGCTGCCGCTATTGCATGATAGCGTGCCCCTTCTACGTGCCCGGCTTCCAGTACGACGAAGCCTTTGATCCCCTGGTGCAAAAATGCACCTTCTGTGAGCCCCTGCTCCAGGAAGGCAAGCTGCCCGGCTGTGTGCAGGCCTGTCCCAAGGACGCCCTCACCTTCGGCCGCCGCAGTGACCTCCTCCGCGTGGCCCGTGCCCGCATGGCCGACAATCCCGGCAAGTACGTCAACTACATCTACGGCGAAACCGACGCCGGTGGTACCGCATGGATGGTTCTGAGCCCCGCTGTGGGCCAGGCCGCTGCCGCCATTCCGGCGGACGACGCGCCGCTGGCTGGCGACGAACTGAAACAGCTTGGCCTCAACACCCACCTCGGCAACCGCCCCATGGGTGAACTGACCTACGGCGCGCTGGGCGCGGTGCCCATGATCGTGGCCTTCTGGCCTGTGCTCTTCGGCGGTGCGTATGCCATCAGCAAGCGCCGCGAAGCCATGTACAAGGCTGAAAAGGACGAAAAGATCAAGGAAGCCCACGAAGACGTGGCCGCCGCCGTTGACGCCGCTGTGCGCAAGATTGAGGAAACCCAGGGGCCGGGTGCTGCCGACACGGCTCGCCGC
The sequence above is drawn from the Desulfovibrio sp. genome and encodes:
- a CDS encoding fused MFS/spermidine synthase; translated protein: MLELTVFFSGALVMVLEMVGARVLAPYVGTSAIVWTSLIGVVLACLALGAWAGGRMADRHLSRRGLALALAGAGLGCALTALCHSLVGQWVTEGIGNLYVAAVAAAVGIFALPALFFGAISPYAIRLRIGSVDTAGATVGRLYALSTAGSILGTFLGGFVLISFFGSASILWGVAVCMMALSLCNAARGGKVRAALLALCLIGAVMNGMYGTWQENRGGVRLVESPYNSIRVYEGMDWGEGGRAVRLMATDPGYSQSGMYLDDPAELYFQYTRFYALGPRFVPQARSVLMLGGGGYSVPKWILAGKSALAAPDEVRMTVVEIDPAMTATARRWFDLKDDARLTVQHEDARAFLNRQQGQYDLVFVDVFNSHYAVPFQMGTVEAARALRRAVAPGGALLMNVISAVNGEDGRLFQGIYGALSSAFAEVQVYCVSRPDRLGEVQNLMVVAFPEKRTGTAGEKARAEEAGANADAGMAAMLATRLEGPLVFDTPPLTDDFAPVERYALMLLRQ
- a CDS encoding nucleoside deaminase is translated as MKRQASDLFFPHSGGPASGNGGVRVFAPAGPVPPAPPGHSWESLMGRALERARLAAAAGEIPVGAVIAAPDGTVLAEAGNAPVGLHDPTAHAEILALRQAGRVFGNYRLGGCVLVVTLEPCAMCAAACLHARLAGVVYGAADSLAGAVVSRAEYFDAQSANHSLWHMGGVRGAECAELLRGFFAARREE
- a CDS encoding TIGR00730 family Rossman fold protein — translated: MPELQQNIVDDLASVTTESWRTFRIMAEMVEALDTLNALKVNCISIFGSARSTPDTQEYKDAEKISRLLVEAGFGIITGGGPGVMEAANKGAFDAGGESIGLHIHLPHEQGCNQYVKTRCNFRYFFIRKFMFVKYAMAYVVMPGGMGTIDELSEAFVLAQTGRTRAFPIVLYDSSFWSGMVEWLRKNMAARGFIREKEIDRLITVCDTPEEVASHLRKIVIL
- a CDS encoding MBL fold metallo-hydrolase, which encodes MKVQLLGAAQTVTGSCYMIEACGKRFCIDCGMHQGNKAIEARNRETEVYRPTDIDFVLITHAHIDHSGLLPKLVREGFENPVYCTKATSELLDLMLQDSAHIQEMEALWEAKKYMRRGLKNPPAALYTVADAQKAVTLFSAVDYHKTFEPAPGITVTYYDAGHILGSGSLRIEAAENGKTTSLIFSGDIGRPQSLIVRSPENPPQADYVFMESTYGDRDHKDEDLSDQELADAIAYSYGKGEKVIIPAFAVERTQEVLYCLHVLNKKGLLPADMPVYVDSPLAIRATEVFERNRELFDDAAQKMLNNGDNPFSLPNLRYTLSVTESQAINDYKGPAIVISASGMCNAGRIRHHLRHNIWKPGASIVFVGYQAVGTPGRKIVEKAKKITLFGEDMDVAARIFTINGFSGHAGQSQLLEWLAPLVHNCAQVVLTHGESKAQEVLARLIHERFAVTPHIASYLEEMTLVGCEVAETITHETKAHPKVDWNFLTDEVERKWGMFKGKLADVEARPWVEQTDLHEALEKMDYALTRLISRM
- the rsmD gene encoding 16S rRNA (guanine(966)-N(2))-methyltransferase RsmD, which encodes MRIISGRLGGRTLKTVEGEGYRPAMSKTREALFSMLAARGLVWSTARVLDLFAGSGSLAFEAISRGAPHALLVENSVQAMRCLQANVETLGVQAETGLIKDDVLKVLRRPPQQPYNLVFMDPPYRKKLAEPALRLLAAHRWLTPGAFVTAEIEKEASFAVPSGFTLETDRLLGQTRVCIWIAP
- the coaD gene encoding pantetheine-phosphate adenylyltransferase, which gives rise to MKIAMYPGTFDPMTNGHLSLIRRGCEVFDQLIVAVADNTPKRPLFSHEERVDMARVALKDEPKVIVEPFSGLTVEYAAQRGACVLLRGLRAVSDFEYEFQLALMNRRLQRHIQTVFLMTDYQWLFISSTIVKAAASHGADIKGLVPENVRLALMEKYEKGEVAQATPCLAPPHSGFRTS
- the miaA gene encoding tRNA (adenosine(37)-N6)-dimethylallyltransferase MiaA codes for the protein MRNTHTNSGAAQAAPLPVICLAGPTGSGKTAAALAMADALNGEVINADSRQVYADFPCITAQPTPEERAHCPHHLYGFLPTAQKISAGRWADQATALARDILARGKTPLLVGGTGLYFHTLLHGTAQIPPVNPALTLALTDRMEADGAARMHAELAQVDPEYAARIHPNDRQRIVRALEVRQATGKPFTWWHKNAMSPPPCTGPLLVLDAPLAWLEPRLARRLDMMLDAGAMDEARAALEHCDDDGAPGWSGIGCAEALAFLRGRLNFEECRSLWLRNTRAYAKRQLTWFRARKQALWLPPEDVDGVVTAARSGWARLEG
- a CDS encoding carbonic anhydrase; this translates as MKSVESLLQGNELFQKNYFKKNETELLELVRSGQHPKALFIGCADSRVIPSLITNAPPGQLFVLRNVGNFVAPHKPDEDYHAMASGIEYAVTTLDISEIIICGHTYCGAIEALYKEISGDQLIHTKKWLSLGKKAKELALLALGKDSDKDRLLRLTEKLSIVFQIENLLTYPYVREKVENGTLHIHGWLYHIESGEMEYYDPDQHEFLTLSKSEAAL
- a CDS encoding nine-heme cytochrome c; the protein is MRNGTSLLLLAAIALAGAACLTALGAGTANAAALEPTDSGAPSAIVMFPVGDKPNPKGAAMKPAVFNHLNHEKKIENCETCHHTGDPVACSTCHTVEGKAEGNFITLERAMHATNIAKRAKGNTPVSCVSCHEQQTKERRECAGCHAIVTPKRDSAWCATCHNVTPSMTPEQMQKGINGTLLPGDNEALAAETVLAQKPVTPVSPMLAPLKVVIDSLADKYEGSNFTHRRHLTSLIEGIKDDKLAQAFHNQPELLCATCHHRSPLSLTPPKCGSCHAKEIDKVNPGRPNLMAAYHLQCMGCHKGMNVARPRDTDCTTCHKAAPKSAD
- a CDS encoding 4Fe-4S dicluster domain-containing protein, with the translated sequence MKRRTFLTILGSAGVVSALGTAKVAQAGPHTFPYYADSYGVLHDTTRCIGCRKCEEACNKVNHLPKPKKPFSDLTVCDTTRRTSEYQWTVVNKYKVNGKDVFRKLQCFHCNDPACASACFAKCFSKHPNGAVHYDGSQCVGCRYCMIACPFYVPGFQYDEAFDPLVQKCTFCEPLLQEGKLPGCVQACPKDALTFGRRSDLLRVARARMADNPGKYVNYIYGETDAGGTAWMVLSPAVGQAAAAIPADDAPLAGDELKQLGLNTHLGNRPMGELTYGALGAVPMIVAFWPVLFGGAYAISKRREAMYKAEKDEKIKEAHEDVAAAVDAAVRKIEETQGPGAADTARRAMTEALKARETECKCHGEDK